TGCGGCGTTCCTGAGAACGCCGAACGCAGTAACCACTATGGCATGATCATTATGCGCGACCGGGCACAGAGCCTGCGCGGAGATTGCCAGGTACGCCGTCGCGAGACGGGAGGCACTGAAGTCGCTGTCACGTTTATTCCCGAAAAATACTTCACAGAAGTTCAAGGAGATACCCATGAATAATCAGGAACCGGCAACTATCCTGCTCATCGACGATCATCCGATGTTGCGGACCGGCGTCAAACAGCTTGTCAGCATGGCGCCCGATATCACCGTGGTCGGTGAAGCCAGCAACGGCGAACAGGGTATCGAACTGGCCGAATCGCTTGACCCGGATCTGATCCTGCTCGACCTGAACATGCCGGGGATGAACGGGCTGGAAACCCTCGACAAATTACGTGAGAAAGCGCTGTCCGGACGGATCGTCGTCTTTAGCGTGTCGAATCATGAGGAAGATGTCGTGACGGCGCTCAAGCGCGGGGCTGATGGTTATCTGTTGAAGGATATGGAACCGGAAGATCTGCTTAAGTCGTTACAGCAGGCTGCCGCCGGAGAGATGGTCTTAAGCGAAGCGTTAACGCCGGTGCTGGCTGCCAGCCTGCGCGCCAACCGCGCCACCTCCGATCGCGATGTCACCCAACTCACCCCGCGTGAGCGTGACATTCTGAAGCTTATCGCCCAGGGTCTACCGAACAAAATGATTGCCCGCCGCCTGGATATCACCGAGAGCACGGTGAAAGTCCACGTGAAGCATATGCTGAAGAAGATGAAGCTTAAATCACGTGTTGAAGCGGCAGTGTGGGTGCATCAGGAACGTATCTTCTGATTACTCCTCCGGGAGCAACCTCCAGCGCGGATCGTCCCCTGGCATTGCCATAAAGGGTTCCGTCAGCGTGAGCGTGATCTCATTGGAAGAGACACGCTGCCCCTTCTCATCTTCCACCACTACCGACAACTGCCAGCGGTTATTCGCGCCTTCGCTGCTGTCCCAGGCCGGCATAATCACCGTCCAGCCCTCAACGCTTTCCGCGTTCGCCCCCGCCGTCAGGCTCAGCGCCTGCGCGTCCCCCTGCCAGGTGAGATGACGAACGCCATGCCGACTACGTACCTGCAATTTTAGCGGCACCGTTTCGCCCGGATGCAGATCCCACGGTGGGGTTGCCAGAAATACGCTCAGGGTTTTGCGCTGACGATACTCCATCGTCGGCAGGTTGTTGCGCTGCGGATGATCGTAGCGGCTTCCGCGCAGCGACTGGCTCTCCGCCACCTCGCTGGCAGCCAGTTGTTTTTTCAGCGGTACGCCGAAGCGGTAGTTCAGGTTCAGCCCGAGGTTGTTCTGGCTGAGACCGCTCTCCCCCTGCTTGTGCTGGGCGGTGACCGTGACCAGCGGGACCGGGGTGTAATTCAGCCCCAGTTTCACCGCCACCGGATTGTGATAGCCCGTTCCGGAATCGAACAGATCGACGCTGTCACCAAAATATTGTTCCACGCTAACGCTGGTATTGAGATATTCGTAGAACGGCAGTCGCATTTGCGCCGTTACGTCGTAACCGCGCGCCATTCGTTGCTCCAGCGTCGGCGTATGGGCGCGCCATGAGGCAAACGGCTGGTAATAATTGGCCGACAGCCGCAGGTATTCCCCCCACGCTTCAGCGCCCAGCCCGCCGCGCTGGAGGTTTTCATCGAGCAGATTATCGTAGAAAGTGTTATAGCCGAGCAGCCAGCCGTCACGCACCCAGCGCTGGCCGATACCCACATTACTCACCAGCCCGTCATCCTGCTGAGTAAGACCCAGTTGACCCCAGGTGAGGTAGCGCGAGTTATCCTGCCAGGGGACAAACCAGCTTCCGCGACTACCGTTGAAATTGCCTTCGTTATCGACCTGCACGTTGACGCTGGCCTTCCCCCATGGCGACAGCCAAGATTCCAGTTGTTGATTCACCTGCTCACTCACCGCATCGCGCACCTGGCCAAAGGCAAATTGTTTTGCCTGCTCGCCGGTGTCCAGACCGTTGTCGATCATGCTCGCCTCGCCAAAGGCTTTTACCATCTCGGCGAAATGTTTTTCGCCTTCATGCGATTCGGGAGCCATGCCCAGATCGGGCAACCCGTCCTGGTTATTATCAAAGGGATTTTCGGCCTGTTGCATAAAGGAGG
The sequence above is drawn from the Citrobacter amalonaticus genome and encodes:
- the narL gene encoding two-component system response regulator NarL — encoded protein: MNNQEPATILLIDDHPMLRTGVKQLVSMAPDITVVGEASNGEQGIELAESLDPDLILLDLNMPGMNGLETLDKLREKALSGRIVVFSVSNHEEDVVTALKRGADGYLLKDMEPEDLLKSLQQAAAGEMVLSEALTPVLAASLRANRATSDRDVTQLTPRERDILKLIAQGLPNKMIARRLDITESTVKVHVKHMLKKMKLKSRVEAAVWVHQERIF
- a CDS encoding YchO/YchP family invasin → MSRFVSHSLPLWLLLLLAGGHASAQSSFMQQAENPFDNNQDGLPDLGMAPESHEGEKHFAEMVKAFGEASMIDNGLDTGEQAKQFAFGQVRDAVSEQVNQQLESWLSPWGKASVNVQVDNEGNFNGSRGSWFVPWQDNSRYLTWGQLGLTQQDDGLVSNVGIGQRWVRDGWLLGYNTFYDNLLDENLQRGGLGAEAWGEYLRLSANYYQPFASWRAHTPTLEQRMARGYDVTAQMRLPFYEYLNTSVSVEQYFGDSVDLFDSGTGYHNPVAVKLGLNYTPVPLVTVTAQHKQGESGLSQNNLGLNLNYRFGVPLKKQLAASEVAESQSLRGSRYDHPQRNNLPTMEYRQRKTLSVFLATPPWDLHPGETVPLKLQVRSRHGVRHLTWQGDAQALSLTAGANAESVEGWTVIMPAWDSSEGANNRWQLSVVVEDEKGQRVSSNEITLTLTEPFMAMPGDDPRWRLLPEE